Proteins from a genomic interval of Musa acuminata AAA Group cultivar baxijiao chromosome BXJ1-9, Cavendish_Baxijiao_AAA, whole genome shotgun sequence:
- the LOC135592791 gene encoding uncharacterized protein LOC135592791 produces the protein MEKLCNVSAVFLRTLVGLLLLLFHLKHAASSGGNDSFTFNGFGRLNLTFDGAANVTSDGLLMLTNTSTQAKGHAFYPTPLRFRNRTNGTIFSFSTTFAFGFISAYTNLSGNGMAFFVSATEDFSAALGSQYLGLFNQSSDGNSNNHVLAIEIDTIYNPDVLDIDDNHVGIDINSVKSSTSHVAGYYADDTGSFTDLSLRSEKAMQVWIDYDGHEMLLNVTMAPIPMAKPHKPLLSATIDLSSVLLSDPMYVGFSSSTGSFITSHYVLGWSFRMNGVAEPLDSSLLPSLPLAKSNGKSKVLDIVLPLASAGLAVIIAGIIVFMVRWRIKYAEVLEDWELEYGPHRFSYRDLFIATKGFKDTELLGIGGFGKVYKGVLQTSKSEIAVKRVSHESQQGMREFIAEIVSIGRLRHRNLVRLLGYCRRKGELLLVYDYMPNGSLDRFLYDQEKPTLDWATRFRIVKGVASGLLYLHEDWEQVVIHRDIKASNVLLDNELNGRLGDFGLARLYDHGTDPHTTHIVGTMGYLSPELVRTGKATTVTDVFAFGVFLLEVACGRRPVDSVAYGEELILLDWVVENWRKGSILATRDPRLGNEYVMEEVELVLKLGLLCSHPLPTGRPSMRQVVEYLEGGAALPELSPTYLGFSVLALLHNEGFDDYIMSYPSTLVCLLLLFHLKLAASSGGHDSFTFNGFGRLNLTFDGVANVTSDGLLKLTNMSKQSKGHAFYPTPLRFRNQTNGTIFSFSTTFVFGFISAYTNLSGNGMAFFVSPTDDFSAALGSQFLGLFNQSSDGNSNNHVLAIEIDTNYNPDVLDIDDNHVGIDINGVISNASHAAGYYANDNGSFTYLSLRSEKAMQVWIDYDGHEMLLNVTMAPIPMAKPHKPLLSATIDLSSVLLSDPMYVGFSSSTGSFKTSHYVLGWSFRMNGIAEPLDYSLLPSLPRAKSNGKSKVLDIVLPLASAGLAVIIAGIIVFMVRWRIKYAEVLEDWELEYGPRRFSYRDLFIATKGFKDKELLGIGGFGKVYKGVLQTSKSEIAVKRVSHESRQGMREFIAEIVSIGRLRHRNLVQLLGYCRRKGELLLVYDYMPNGSLDKFLYGQDKPTLDWATRFRIIKDVASGLLYLHEGWEQVVIHRDIKASNVLLDNELNGRLGDFGLARLYDHGTEPHTTHIVGTMGYLAPELVRTGKAATITDVFAFGIFLLEVTCGRRPVDSNASGEELILLDWVVENWRQGSILATRDPRLGEEYVVEEMELVLKLGFLCSHPLPAGRPSMRQVVEYLEGEAALPELSPAYLSFSVLAMLHNEGFDDYIMSYPSSVAISGAW, from the exons ATGGAGAAGCTCTGTAACGTGTCGGCAGTGTTTCTTAGGACTTTGgtcggcctcctcctcctcctctttcaccTAAAGCATGCAGCCTCTAGCGGTGGAAACGATAGCTTCACCTTCAACGGATTCGGACGCCTCAATCTTACCTTCGATGGGGCGGCCAACGTCACCTCCGATGGTCTGCTGATGCTCACCAACACGTCAACGCAGGCGAAGGGCCATGCCTTCTACCCTACTCCGCTTCGTTTCCGGAACCGGACGAACGGTAcaatcttctccttctccaccacttttGCCTTCGGCTTCATCTCAGCATACACCAACCTTAGCGGGAACGGGATGGCTTTCTTCGTTTCTGCCACCGAGGACTTCTCTGCAGCCTTAGGAAGTCAGTACTTGGGCCTCTTCAACCAAAGCAGCGACGGTAACTCGAACAATCATGTCCTTGCGATTGAGATTGACACGATCTATAACCCCGATGTTCTGGATATTGATGACAACCATGTCGGGATCGATATCAACAGTGTGAAATCCAGCACATCCCACGTTGCTGGTTATTACGCTGACGACACTGGATCGTTCACAGATCTAAGCCTTAGAAGTGAAAAAGCTATGCAAGTTTGGATAGACTATGACGGCCATGAGATGCTGCTTAACGTGACCATGGCTCCAATCCCAATGGCCAAGCCGCATAAACCTCTATTGTCTGCCACCATTGATCTCTCAAGCGTGCTGTTATCAGATCCCATGTATGTTGGATTCTCCTCCTCCACTGGTTCTTTCATAACATCTCATTATGTTCTTGGTTGGAGCTTTAGGATGAATGGGGTAGCTGAACCTCTCGACAGCTCTTTGCTGCCATCGCTTCCTCTGGCAAAGTCAAATGGCAAGTCAAAGGTTTTGGACATCGTGCTGCCCTTGGCGTCGGCTGGACTTGCTGTGATCATCGCAGGAATCATCGTGTTCATGGTGAGGTGGAGGATCAAGTATGCAGAAGTGCTCGAGGATTGGGAGCTTGAGTATGGGCCTCATCGGTTCTCCTACAGAGATCTGTTCATCGCTACCAAGGGTTTTAAAGATACGGAGCTGCTCGGAATAGGCGGATTCGGAAAGGTCTACAAGGGGGTGCTACAGACTTCTAAATCAGAGATTGCGGTGAAGAGAGTGTCTCACGAATCACAACAGGGCATGAGGGAGTTCATAGCAGAGATCGTCAGCATCGGCCGCCTCCGCCACCGCAACCTTGTTCGGTTGTTGGGCTATTGCCGACGCAAAGGGGAGCTGCTGTTGGTGTATGATTACATGCCCAATGGCAGCCTCGATAGGTTCTTGTATGACCAAGAGAAGCCTACTCTGGATTGGGCGACGCGGTTCCGGATCGTCAAAGGCGTGGCATCAGGGCTTCTGTATCTTCACGAAGATTGGGAGCAAGTCGTCATCCACAGAGACATCAAGGCGAGCAATGTGCTGCTGGACAATGAATTGAATGGAAGGTTGGGCGACTTTGGCCTAGCAAGGTTATATGATCATGGAACCGATCCACACACCACCCACATCGTCGGAACCATGGGTTATCTTTCTCCCGAGCTTGTTCGAACAGGCAAGGCGACCACCGTCACCGACGTCTTTGCGTTCGGGGTCTTCCTCTTGGAGGTTGCTTGCGGGAGGCGGCCGGTGGACTCGGTCGCGTACGGGGAGGAACTGATTTTGTTGGATTGGGTGGTGGAGAATTGGCGGAAGGGATCGATACTTGCGACGAGAGATCCGAGGCTGGGAAATGAGTACGTAATGGAGGAGGTGGAGCTGGTTCTGAAGCTTGGATTGCTGTGCTCGCATCCGCTGCCAACAGGCAGGCCGAGCATGCGGCAAGTGGTGGAGTACTTGGAGGGCGGAGCAGCACTTCCGGAACTGTCGCCGACTTACCTCGGCTTCAGTGTTCTTGCGTTGCTTCACAATGAAGGCTTCGATGATTACATCATGTCATATCCTTC GACTTTggtctgcctcctcctcctcttccacctAAAGCTTGCAGCCTCTAGCGGTGGTCATGATAGCTTCACCTTCAACGGATTCGGACGCCTCAATCTTACCTTCGATGGGGTGGCCAACGTCACCTCCGATGGTCTGCTGAAGCTCACCAACATGTCAAAGCAGTCGAAGGGCCATGCCTTCTACCCAACCCCGCTTCGTTTCCGGAACCAGACGAACGGTAcaatcttctccttctccaccacttttGTCTTCGGCTTCATCTCAGCATACACCAACCTTAGCGGGAACGGGATGGCTTTCTTCGTGTCTCCCACCGATGACTTCTCTGCAGCCTTAGGAAGTCAGTTCTTGGGCCTCTTTAACCAAAGCAGCGACGGTAACTCGAACAATCATGTCCTCGCGATTGAGATTGACACGAACTATAACCCCGATGTTCTGGATATTGATGACAACCATGTTGGGATCGATATCAACGGCGTGATATCCAACGCATCCCACGCTGCTGGTTATTACGCTAACGACAATGGATCGTTCACATATCTAAGCCTTAGAAGTGAAAAAGCTATGCAAGTTTGGATAGACTATGACGGCCATGAGATGCTGCTTAACGTGACCATGGCTCCAATCCCAATGGCCAAGCCGCATAAACCTCTGTTGTCCGCCACCATTGATCTCTCAAGCGTGTTGTTATCAGATCCCATGTATGTTGGATTCTCCTCCTCCACTGGTTCTTTCAAAACATCTCATTATGTTCTTGGTTGGAGCTTTAGGATGAATGGGATAGCTGAACCTCTCGACTACTCCTTGCTGCCATCGCTTCCTCGGGCAAAGTCAAATGGCAAGTCAAAGGTTTTGGACATCGTACTGCCCTTGGCGTCGGCTGGACTTGCTGTGATCATTGCAGGAATCATCGTGTTCATGGTGAGGTGGAGGATCAAGTATGCAGAAGTGCTCGAGGATTGGGAGCTTGAGTATGGGCCTCGTCGGTTCTCCTACAGAGATCTGTTCATTGCTACCAAGGGTTTTAAAGATAAGGAGCTGCTCGGAATAGGCGGATTCGGAAAGGTCTACAAGGGGGTGCTACAGACTTCTAAATCAGAGATTGCGGTGAAGAGAGTGTCTCACGAATCAAGACAGGGCATGAGGGAGTTCATAGCAGAGATCGTCAGCATCGGCCGCCTCCGCCACCGCAACCTTGTTCAGTTGTTGGGCTATTGCCGGCGCAAAGGGGAGCTGCTGTTGGTGTATGATTACATGCCCAATGGCAGCCTGGACAAGTTTCTGTATGGCCAAGACAAGCCTACTCTGGATTGGGCGACGCGGTTCCGGATCATCAAAGACGTGGCATCAGGGCTTCTGTATCTACATGAGGGCTGGGAGCAAGTCGTCATCCACAGAGACATCAAGGCGAGCAATGTGCTGCTGGACAATGAATTGAACGGAAGGTTGGGTGATTTTGGCCTAGCAAGGTTATATGATCATGGAACCGAACCACACACCACCCACATCGTCGGAACCATGGGTTATCTTGCTCCCGAGCTTGTTCGAACCGGAAAGGCGGCCACCATCACCGACGTGTTTGCATTCGGGATCTTCCTCTTGGAGGTTACTTGTGGAAGGCGGCCGGTGGACTCGAACGCGTCCGGGGAGGAGCTGATTTTGTTGGATTGGGTGGTGGAGAATTGGCGGCAGGGATCGATCCTTGCGACGAGGGATCCGAGGCTAGGAGAAGAGTACGTGGTGGAGGAGATGGAGCTGGTTCTGAAGCTTGGATTTCTGTGCTCGCATCCTTTGCCGGCAGGCAGGCCGAGCATGCGGCAAGTGGTGGAGTACTTGGAGGGCGAAGCAGCACTTCCGGAACTGTCGCCGGCGTACCTCAGCTTCAGCGTTCTTGCGATGCTTCACAATGAGGGCTTCGATGATTACATCATGTCGTATCCTTCGTCGGTGGCCATTTCTGGAGCTTGGTAA